In one window of Astyanax mexicanus isolate ESR-SI-001 chromosome 18, AstMex3_surface, whole genome shotgun sequence DNA:
- the fhdc4 gene encoding FH2 domain-containing protein 1 has translation MEEPPAPAPAPAPPPPPPPPPPPPPPPPPPAPGSGGKLLSRDSRRSSRMRNFNWEAIPQHTVLGKHNIWTVKKKKEYELDTKRMEELFSRDDQTDSKRQASVRRSVKGPQSRGPKTQGPDVVSILNAKKSMNVAIFLKQFRRSVKEIIEDICHGRSAGFGSGKLEELIKLLPDTGEVKELLAFKGDSAALSEADQFMVQLVKVPCYEERLKSLVLKEEFPHFMDEVNHCIIIMTAAGKELLDCLDLHSVIRLVLKTGNYMNADGYAGSAVGFRMTSLLKLADTKANKPGMNLMHYVVMQAQKSDAALLKFTEQLTHIGEAARIHKQEIELDFQRKVSAVQEARRSAEKENDLAEQMKDFFQFAESRIEETKSSFQTLNAVTESVAEYFCEDPSEFKLDECCSIFYSFCERFKRAVQENLERDLAEVKRRQREKLQSAAKRRSTATCSMRDKDMEGVALESVLQRFLTNHGSNRRARTPSPTGNSLSEITSQENCPAKDDSRKINWPTNLSQASVDKENMEEMVDTTPKKTESKISSPSWKKKPEKAGFTPPGSRVLSVLVASEDEEGHTEEEVQKLREVSQKVLRYQSSRSSISSGEYLSPVNSPRKRTFQEDTDRILSASNVEEPPKPPVSPLVLMQKSPTSINRRHTIALPSRSSHAGSDSEEDVVIPNNPANGDTGGHVVFLGNIGKMKSVDGYFQKPSNKALPQPQRNVPENTPPDSSRNELKVVSSLVESRNKDVKEKTKEESLKEPQKQTKESSRFISFFRRLAERGKTNSRETESSSVDP, from the exons ATGGAAGaaccaccagcaccagcaccagcaccagcccctccacctcctccaccccctcctccaccccctccaccccctccTCCACCCCCTGCTCCAGGCTCTGGTGGGAAGCTTCTCTCCAGGGATTCCAGAAGAAGCTCCAGGATGAGGAACTTTAACTGGGAGGCGATCCCGCAGCACACTGTACTGGGAAAACATAATATATGGAcggtgaagaagaagaaagagtatGAGCTGGATACTAAACGCATGGAGGAACTGTTCAGCCGCGACGACCAAACCGACAGCAAGCGCCAGGCATCTGTACGACGGAGCGTAAAAGGACCCCAGAGCAGGGGCCCCAAGACCCAGGGGCCCGATGTG GTGTCTATTCTCAACGCCAAGAAGAGCATGAACGTCGCAATTTTCCTGAAGCAGTTCAGGAG GTCAGTGAAAGAAATTATCGAGGATATTTGTCACGGCAGGAGTGCAGGATTTGGATCTGGGAAGCTGGAGGAGCTGATTAAACTGCTGCCTGACACTGGAgag GTAAAGGAGCTTCTTGCTTTTAAAGGAGACTCTGCAGCTCTCTCTGAAGCTGATCAGTTCATGGTGCAACTTGTGAAGGTTCCATG TTATGAGGAACGACTGAAGAGTTTAGTTCTCAAAGAGGAATTTCCCCATTTCATGGATGAGGTGAATCACTGCATTATCATCATGACGGCTGCTGGGAAAG AGCTGCTGGACTGTCTGGATCTTCACTCTGTAATCCGTCTCGTGTTAAAAACAGGAAACTACATGAATGCT GATGGCTACGCTGGCAGTGCTGTTGGGTTCCGGATGACGTCCCTCCTGAAACTCGCTGACACAAAAGCCAACAAGCCAGGAATGAACCTCATGCATTATGTTGTGATG CAAGCTCAGAAAAGCGACGCAGCTCTCCTGAAGTTTACTGAACAGCTCACACACATCGGAGAAGCAGCCAg GATCCACAAACAGGAAATAGAATTAGATTTTCAGAGGAAAGTGAGTGCAGTCCAGGAGGCCCGGAGGAGCGCAGAGAAAGAGAACGACCTGGCCGAACAGATGAAAGACTTTTTCCAG TTCGCTGAATCCAGGATAGAAGAAACCAAATCTTCCTTCCAGACTCTGAATGCAGTTACTGAATCCGTAGCTGAATATTTCTGTGAGGATCCCAGTGAGTTTAAACTGGACGAGTGCTGCTCCATCTTCTACTCCTTCTGTGAACGATTCAAACGAGCCGTTCAG GAGAACCTGGAACGTGATCTGGCAGAAGTAAAGCGAAGACAGCGAGAGAAGCTTCAGTCCGCCGCCAAACGGCGCTCCACCGCCACCTGCTCCATGAGGGACAAAGACATGGAGGGCGTAGCTCTGGAGTCGGTTCTTCAGAGGTTCCTCACCAACCACGGTTCTAATCGGAGAGCCAGGACACCCTCGCCCACAGGAAACAGCCTCTCTGAGATCACATCCCAGGAGAACTGCCCGGCCAAGGACGACTCCAGAAAGATAAACTGGCCTACGAATCTGTCTCAGGCTTCTGTGGATAAAGAGAACATGGAGGAAATGGTGGATACCACGCCCAAAAAAACAGAGAGTAAGATTTCAAGTCCATCCTGGAAGAAAAAGCCGGAAAAGGCTGGATTCACGCCTCCAGGTAGCCGGGTATTGTCAGTGTTGGTGGCGAGTGAAGACGAAGAAGGACACACTGAGGAAGAGGTTCAGAAACTGAGGGAGGTTTCTCAGAAGGTGCTACGCTACCAATCAAGTCGAAGTAGCATATCTTCAGGAGAGTATCTTTCCCCGGTCAATTCTCCACGCAAACGGACGTTTCAGGAGGACACGGACAGGATACTCTCTGCTTCAAACGTAGAGGAACCTCCAAAACCTCCTGTAAGTCCTttagttttgatgcagaaaagcCCGACTAGCATCAATCGCCGTCATACCATCGCCCTACCGTCGAGATCTTCACATGCTGGGAGCGACAGCGAAGAAGACGTGGTCATCCCCAACAACCCGGCCAATGGAGACACTGGAGGTCATGTCGTCTTTCTAGGAAACATCGGAAAGATGAAATCTGTGGATGGATACTTTCAAAAACCTTCCAACAAAGCTTTACCACAACCGCAGAGGAATGTTCCCGAAAATACACCACCAGACTCTTCAAGAAACGAATTAAAAGTTGTGAGCTCTTTAGTAGAGTCAAGAAACAAAGACGTTAAAGAAAAGACGAAAGAGGAGAGTTTAAAAGAACCTCAAAAACAAACGAAAGAAAGTTCCAGATTTATATCCTTCTTCAGACGTTTGGCAGAAAGGGGCAAAACGAACAGCAGAGAAACGGAATCGAGCAGTGTCGACCCCTGA